Within the Erpetoichthys calabaricus chromosome 1, fErpCal1.3, whole genome shotgun sequence genome, the region CAGGAACTGCtgattgctacagctgccacgtcctcttcataaatagaagtgcgaggcggctaagggaaaaaaaattaagagaaaaagagccggaggttgcaggagagcagGAAGCTGAAGGAGAACTGGTGTGAGCGAGCGTGTGCGAGCAGGTAGGCAGCTGGACTGTGAGCCCTAGCAAGAGTGTTTGTCCGatactcggtggggcagaaggaagcggtcgctaaCTAGcgaacaaggagctggagtgaccggtgaagaaggacggctggctgcataaggccgagaaggcagcgggagtcgggacttgggacgtggattCCCCAGTGTGAGAGCCCTGGTCATTGGGGATCCCAAGTTGCTGTTTggtggagcctaccggagccagggatcggtgaggcgaaCCAACCAACAGAAGTGGacagtagagaaggtcagctgctgagagggcgactctcctgttgcagggcccagatgggagaagcagaagAGACGCCagataaaagaagacaccggcttgttttttttaagagactgcttccagcattgctttaaccttgttttaaaggattgttgttttttctattttattggattttttaacctccactagttCACTTATTTTAtggattgattatttatttaatgatctttgatgcactgcacttctttatttggacactttgtttttgttgattgtttttaataaaaacacttgacaCCTTTTTACACCATACTCCtgctccattgttgtgcctcactgccgagctcatcggtaacattaccgacggtgaagggttcaagggctcccagaagctgaaAGGGAGTGTGGagtgaacccacatcgtcacaacttttttttttttttttttaaaacaccctCTACAATTGGTAAAACCCATATCCGTCTAGATAATTGAGCCTCTTTTCTGAATCAAAGCAAGTTAGAGTACTGAGTTTTGAGAGCAGACCATGCTTTTTGCATTGGATCTTCTTATTTAATATTCCCATTGCTCCCCTGTGCCTCCCCTTCAAGGTGATCAATGCtgcttgtactgtatatgagtaAGTTCCTTAATTTCCATCCTCCACTCCTGGGAGGGTTCAGGTTGCACTGGACAGACCAGGTCACCTTTTTCCCCAAGCAACACCTCCTAATGTGTGAATTCACAATACCATCTAAGCTATTCTCAGTTAATGTAGCTGtcaggttgtgtttttttttttgttttcaaaagccAATGAATGAAGAAGAGTATAGGTTGCAATATCCACATGTTTACTCcttaataaattactttttaaattgattacatttttgtttcatcccCTGTTGCATTGTGTCAGTGGTGTTACAATATAatttgcaaatttagtaaaatGTACTGTTTAGATCTATttactttacatatacagtatataagtgttGGTGGATGCATTCATTAGTATTGAACACCTGCCTACAGTGAAATATTTCACTTTAAACtcataaagtaaaaatactgcATTCAATATTTACATATTCAATTTTTTGTTTCCCTTACAGATCCTAGATTTACGTGAGCTTAACATTGGTAAGATATTTATACTGTTTCTTCTTTGCTCATTGTACAGTGTGCTAAGtgtatttgaatacatttattaattgTGAAAAAGTCATAAACATTTTGACATTCAGAAAACAAACCAAAGTGTTAGCAACAACAAAATCTTCAACTTGCATTAATCCTAATTATAAACAGACCTCTGTAGGACCAGTTCTTTGAATAAAAAGTAATTGCTCTTATTCATAACTTGATGGCTGCCCAATCCAAACGTGGAAGATGCGTAAAACAGAAATAAGTTTAGTTTGGATTGGTTGAGATTACTAGATTGGTAATACCTGGGTTGGGCAGGGTTTTAATAATTTTAGCTTCTTAGCTCAAAAAATCAACAAGCAGTAAGTCTGaaacacaataacagaaattaccagcatagatggagataaaattattgacagTAAAAATATAACCCAGACATTTAAAGAGTACTAATAGTTCTTATATTcaactcagtttaaagaagataagacacggATCTAAGGAGTTTCTTGttgcattacaaataccacacCTGTGACACTCTCAGCATTTGCTGGACGCCATAAACTCATTCATTATTAGTAAGCAGCAGGTTCTGACGGCTACCCAATGGATTttgataaaaacattttcaaataagttagctctaatattattagcaatgtttacaGGACCTAAACAAAATCCTACTTCAGATTTTTTGCCAGatattaattaccgtctttccaaagaaaaataaggatgtattatgatgtgcatcatacagaccagtttcacttctgaattATGATGTTAAGATGCTCTCCAAAAGCTCTAGCTAGAAGAATTGAGAAAGTGCCTCCCTCGGTAATATCataagaccaaaccagatttattaaatgcACTTGGCTTCTAATATTCAATGTTTGTTTAATGCAGGGGTTGGCAACCTTTTAGTAGTGTTGTGCTGAAGTGTTGTTGCAGCGTGCCAACCTAAGCccatcatatttttatatacaaaaacCATTGAAACACATAAATTTGATCTTGTATTAACATGTTTCCAATACATTAAATAACTATTCTATTCTTTGttgattattaaatatttttatttaaatagaaacaaatacaaaaactgtTTTGCAAAATTTAAGTTCTGAACtcattattttgaaattaataatttttacattattataaaattgtCAGATGTATATTTTGTTAAGACAGAAAGTCCAATAGTTtgaagaataaaacaaataaatcaaacatataaaaattttaataatgtgttcTATGAGTAATCATTGATTAATATTGATCTGAGTCATTAATCAATTAATGGGACCCTTGTCCTTGCTTCTCCTTAGTTAATTGGTCAATATCAGATGTGTATTTTGTCACTTTCAGCTTCACACAGGCTTCTGAATGCTCAGGTTTTAGTTCACATGTATAGGTTGACCCAAAAGCCAAAATCGGAGCAAATACAACTTTCTTCAAATAGGTGACTGCTTCAGGCAGGGATGTCCAGCAGTTGAGGATGGCAGCTGACTTTTCCAAGCAGTTTCCTTACAGAGTTTTCTGTAATTCTACAAATTTTATCGTCCATAACTCTGATGACTTGAATAGGATGTGTTGCATTTCAAAACTGTCAACATCCAACCATTCGAAAAGAGACAGGTCAGACGGGGTGGTAGTAAGATCAGTTAAGTTGTCTTGATAAGGTAAGAAAGTATGGGCCCATGAATCTGGAAGTCTTGACCTTGTTTAGCAAATTCTCCTTTGAGTGTTTCAACAAACTTCTGATGCTCATTTATGTTGAGGGTAAATCGATTTGAATGAGCCTTTACATTTGGAAATTACTTGTGTTAGTGATAATATCACAGCAAAATATATCTACTTTTGACACAAATCCTTTCCAGTGCTCAAAAAGTTCAAGTACTGTTTGACCCTGTCTTTGTAAATACAAGTTTAAGTCATTAAGGTGTTCAGTTTTGTCAGCCAGAAACATCAGCTTGCACTGACAATCATCATCTTTCAATTCTTCGCATAAAACTCCTGGTGTATAATGTAATGGAAGCTCAATACTTGATGTCCTATATGATCTTGAAGAAGTTAAACAAATCCTTTGTTCTTTCCAAACATCCAAGGGGTGGCATTAGTAGTAACacagaatgttttatttatataaatgttctGATTTTCGAAATAGCTTACAAGTGCAGTTATAATGTCCTGTCCCTTGGCCGTACCACCAAGAAGTATCAAGCAGTACAGCTCTTCATAAATATGGTCATTGTCACAATATCGTGCAACTATCGCTAGGTGCGCCACATCATTCACATTAACACTTTTCGTCAAGAGCAACACTAAATACAACAGCTTGTTGTAACTCGGTTGTCTCTTTAACCAGCACATTTTCATCCATATCAGTTATGCATCTCTCGATTGACCTCACAGAAGCCATTATTTCTCGATTCCAAGACAgtattgtttctttatttggtAAGTCACTTCACAAAATCTCAGCACTTCTCAAAACAGTTTCCTTGAGGAATTCTCCAACTGTGAAAGGTTTGGCCTTCGAAGCCACACACTGAGCAATTTTGTAACTACATTCAgtagctttatttttggtttcaatTACTTGACAAAAAATACTAGTTTGCTTTTTGTAGCCAGAAACAGCCCTTTTtatggcttcacttttctcgtcAGAGTTTTTAAACATGGACTGATGTTTGATTTGATAGTGTCTTTGTACACTGGCCGTACGGCACATGACAGTTTAACATAACGCACAAACGGCACAATCCTTTTGTTGTGTGAATCCATATTCGTTTGTCCAAAAGTCTTGAAACAAGCGGATGTCAAGTTTTTGTCTTCTTTGAATCATTTTAAGGGCAatgtattacataataaaaaaaacaacttttgtgTTATGGTCCATGAACTGTACTGGTAGGAGTATGCAACACTCGAGAGAACTCTACAAGTGGTGGTGGGGGTGGTTAGGAGAGAGAGGAAGGATAGGAAGGAAATAGAACTCCATCAAAGGTCAGTCATAATCGTGCTACACTTAGTCAGTTTGCATCAGAATGCACATTCTTACTGCCAATGCCTAACAACTGTCATTTTGAAGGAATATAAAAACAGGAATAGCTTTAAAAGTATTATATGCTtctatttaactctttgagggctgaatattttttcggcAGCTGGCAAGAATGTGCAGCAGAGCAGTTGCCGACCCCCAAAATTGTCTACACTTAGGCACCAGCCGTCAGAGCTAAAGGTGGTTCTGGCGAAAGAGTGAAGCAAATGCGCAAAGTGAAATACTCAGtggaaaatgttttgctttttattgctgaatcagactctgacttatctGACTCAGATTCccatgcaagtgatctggaggtcaaaaacaaaagtgatgtaccagcatcagctgatcagtccccagatCATACCGCTGAACGCATTCTTGTAGTGGCCGGTAGCTGCAACAATACACTCCTGTATGTCATTATAAATTGACACCCGCctcaaaaaagtaaattaaaaacctCCTGTGCTATGCAAAACCATGGAATCTATAATCAGAAATAAATGACAGATCTATTAATAtgatattaatatactgtactaaatAACAGATAGCATGGGTTAATGAGAGGAGAACTTGCCAAACCAATTGGTTTTTGAACAAGCAGCTGGAGGAGTAGACAACACAAAAGCATAcaacattattaatttatttagaatTTCAAAATTCCTTTTAATACTATTGTGCACAgaatgttaattttaatattgATTAACTAGCCAAAGACAAATAGTACAGATAACAGCAAAATACTCTGCATGGGATgacatcatcagagatgactttcaCAGGTCTGTGCCTTGTACTCTTTCTAATTTAtgttaatgacattaattgtgGTATAGTTAAAATCAATGTTGATACTGaggacaacaaaaacaaaaagacttggacaattatcagaactgggcaaacacttgggGACTGCAGTTAagtcaagaaaacaaaaagttctgtacacagagaaaagaaacattaattatCAAGATGGGAAATGCTGATCTAAAGGAAGCAACTTTGGTTCACCATGACAGAACAGTCTTGTCATGTAGGTATTGTGCAGAAGGAATTGaaatgtcaaataaaatgttaggtctgaTGCTCGTACTGCATAATGTGCTAATGAGATCACAGCACTACTCATAATGGTACAAAAAGGCTTAGCAGCACTAGAATCTgtgcagaaataaacaaaatgctgTCATTTAAAACTAATAGGTTTGTCCTGCTCTCACAAACTAAGGGAATCTAAATGTATGTAGTCTTAAGCAGAGAAGGTTGCACAGAGAATTAAAGTCTTCACAGATCTCAATGGCATCAATAAAAATTCTGACTAATTAATTTGTTAAGTAGTGAATTACATACTGTGTGTGTGGACAGTATTGGACATTATGAGGAAGTGGATTTAACATTAAATTCAGGAAGCACTTAACATACATAAAGGTTTTTGGAGATTTGGAACAAACTGCTGAGTCATGTGGTGAAAACTGACACCTTGATAACTTTGAAAAAGAATCTCTCAACCAGATATTGGAACAACTTGTATGGAAGGACTAACTTTGGAGgcttttctttgctttcttgcttttctttttcctcctctaCAATATAATTGAATTCTTTCTAGCTTGTTCATGTTCTGCTTCCCCTAATATACAAAGAAAATATAGATTATGTGTAAATTTATGCTTTGAACTCTTCTTTCACTTATATTCTACAGTAGCAATAAGAAAattatactttttcattttgaaaaacataTCTATATATAGTAGGTTATTTTAAATCTCTTCTGAACCTTTTTTGGTAGATTTGCAATGATCAGTTGTTTGTGGATTAGAATCTGACATTTTTCTTCCTTAATATGTGCagttttttgcctgttaaaaatgTTAGCCAAATACATGTAAAATACTGGAATATTCTCTTCTTTCTAAGCAAAGCAATCTAAGAAAATGTCCTCTGTCTGGCAGGATTACGGCACAAAAtgaaagaacagctgctgtacatctTGAATGTGCTCCTTCATTCTCCCTTCTACCAGCTTTGTCTTTGCACACACTTTCctactttttctgcattttttcctTTATGTAGTGTGTATGCAGCCCAGGAATTACCTGTAGAAGGAGTATATGAGAGTACATTTCATCTGTCACCCATGCCAAATACGAATACTGTAACTTGAAAAAGTATATAATTATTGTAAAAttcatgaagaagaaaggattGACTATATGTTACATTGGCATAGAAAAGGACAGTCAGAggggaatatacagtatgtgaacatTTGATATGGTAAGTTTGATTTAACACTTGTGAGAGCATCACAAAGCTTGAACACACCAGTTTATGGTCAACCTTGTTAGGTAATGCAAAGGTCTGACCCCTCCCCTCCAATCTGAGACGCCATTTCGCACTTCGGAGGGCTTAGACATTTATTCCTGTCTACTGTTATATTATTCACTTCTTCTGGatattacagtatatcatcaaTCAGGTTAATACATTTGTACTTCTCATAATAGTTGAACAAAATAAGATCTCCTTTTTCTACATATAAAGCATTTAGGACTACAGTATTAAACTTTTTAtagctgtttaattttgtttggaTACATTATACTGTGTATGGAATAACagaataacaatttgttaacaGATTCAACTGTTCCTTCTTATTTGGAAAACAAGCAAGAAAGACTCTATCTCAACAGCATTTCACAACCAGAACAATTAAATCCTGCTGCTTCCAACCTCGGTGCCATAGAAGATGGGTCCTTTGAAACACTTTCTACAGTACCCATTAGCATGCAGTATTCAGAAATGATACCTGCAGATTTCGTTCATGGAGAGTTTGAACCTAATAATGCCATTCAAGGAGCTATAAATCACCAGGTTGTTCATGGTGCTATAGATCATGGAGTCATTCCTGCAATCCCAGCACCAGAAGGCCAGCCACAAATGTGCATAAATGATCTGCTTATCAGACCACACATGCTGCCATGTAAGTTATTTGTGATAGTGTTATTTTTAGAATGCTTATTAAATGGTGCTAATGAGATGCTCTGTTACTAATTGACTTTTGAAAGCATATGATGTTTATTATATAACTTAGTGTATAAGAGACACTAAGATAACTTGGCTGTTGACTAATGAAAGAAGCTGAGATGCATTAAGCTGTCTTATgcaaatgttgcattcacctaAATGTATCATTTTCTTATTCTATGTCTTTTAGTGACCGACTTGGACATAAAATTCCAGTACAGAGGAAGGCAAGCTGGATCTTTGACTGTTAGCAACCCTCAGGGCTGCCGACTGTATTATGGGAACTTGGAGCCCACACCTGATCAAGTTGATTTGTTTGGACCAGTAACTCTGCAGCAAGTTCTATTTCCAGACCCTGCAGAGATTCCCaatcaaaaacaaatgtattatacTAATCAACTTCTGGATGTTATGGACCGTGGACTCATTCTTGAGATACATGGACAGGACATCTATGCCATCCGTCTGTGCCAATGCAAAGTATATTGGTCTGGACCTGGTGTTTTTGAACAGTCTGGACCGAATCCtatagaaagagaaaaaaagatcaaaatcttTAGTTTGAACAGCTTCTTACAAGGTGAGAAGAGCATTATTATAAATTGGTTGTTTGCATAAGCCTTTATCTGATTTTTTACagtattgtttaaaatgtattggaTATTACTAGTAGAGATAAAACACAATCTACGTGATGCAACCCTTTCAATGATGATGTATAAGAATATGGTTTAATACATGGTTGACAAGATATAATCAGTATAACAGTCTTTTCTCatttactcagagaaataattaCCTTGTTTAGTCTTGTGATTATTAAAATCTTTAAACAGAAAAGCTTaacacatttttcctttgtgtttaCCTTCATATTGGATCTGAAACAAGGATGTTGAATTAGCTTTGGAGATCTGGAGTCTACTCCAGCATGAGTCTTACTTCTGACGACTTTAAATTTTACTtgaaatacagcaaaaacaaaagaagtatTACTCAGCTTACATTACTTTCTAGTATACAAAGTAtggggaaagtattataatcgtccTAAAATTTGAccttgacattttgatgaatcccaACATTttggacctccctgagtctgatttactttctcgtagggaaagtattgtaattgtccaaaagttcgatttcaagattttgatgagtctcaatgttttagaccaccctgagttcctaaaataccatttttggaattatgtctgtctgtgtgtgtgtgtatgtaaacacgataacttgagtacccTTTCACTttcgtcaaccaaattttgcatacaagtattagttaCAAaaaatagatttctatcaacttttgagctatttccattaATCAGAAGTGGTGCTTTacctttaattcatgcagctgcagaatccgatttattcaactttcattttataattttcaatatattattaattttatttgatttgttgatggttctttaatgtacataatataaaaatataattgtcttgtggtttactcctcaaatattcatccccatatctgagtatacgagaaagtctaggggagaccacccccgatttttttttctttctttttttatgtgtttctttGATTTTGGAAGGTGCCATCAGAAATGCTCTTCTGAGTACTGTCAGACTACAAAGTGTAGCAAGCTCAACAAGAGAATCTCAGATGTGAAAAATATTTGGCAATAaacttactatcttttttttttttttaccctaatCATGTACTAATTTCTGTCAGTGAGTTATTTTAATTGTCACATCACTTCTTGTTAACTGGCTTTTATTGTGTTgcctttttttctgaaaaaaaaattattaatatctgtcctggtactttttttctcccttttagAATTATGATTACtccataatttaaaaaagaaggatGTATTTGAAAAAAGAGTACAGTTGCCCAtcattttagtttatttgtaGCAGCTTCTGTTAAATATTTCCATATTTATTATAGTTATTTTTGGGGGTCTaactttttcatatacagtaattatttatttaatatcttATTAAATACCATGTTCATTTCATATACTTTGGACCAATTTCTAATTGGACCATATTCTGGTAGCTTAGTGTGCAATGCAGGCACTGATCCTGGAGCCATCAAAGGACACGCATACCCACAACACCTACCCTctcatcaccaggggcctcatgtataaacagtgcgtacgcacagaaatgttgcgtacgaacgtttccacgctcaaatcgcgatgtataaaacctaaacttggcgtaaagccacgcacatttccacggtacctcataccttggcgtacgcaatttctccgcttggttttgcagactggcggcacccagcgtcaaagcagtgctactgttcctgtgtgatcaccctttctttcttagacccacattcctgacgcggctttataaatacactgaaactaactgcatattgtttattagtgtaatgcatctgattgtaattaacctgtagcaatataatggtccagggaatagccatagtattccaaataccataactgctttagcgttgttacgctcaccgcatcttcttcttctttcagctgctcccgttaagggttgccactgcggatcatctttttccatattactctcactgcaccactcggagtattcatatcactgtatctgagtggggaatcacagcagcagctgatcggaaagagaattatcggtatacagtttcaagtacacactacctcaccCATGGCAAAAagtgtcaaagcctttcctgtacggacctcgcgtttcagaaacagtttcatcccaagaactataaatgcactcaatcagtccatcaagtgctccttgtagaactgtttgtacttataagtacaattacctcactgtaaacttacactacagttataatattgcacaacctgcgctactttataaagcgcgtatgatgacaatatcatttttaagatgaaatgcagcaaaatgtgttgcttatagtatacagataaaactttaacttcatttaaataatctgtattgttaataattaaacatgaggacacggtgccgcagcgctagctagttcacggatggctcctgccttgcgctgtaatAATGCTGGTAC harbors:
- the irf5 gene encoding interferon regulatory factor 5, with translation MSIQPRRIRLKPWLIAQVNSGNYPGLQWISHEQKLFQIPWRHATRHIPTPEDDNTVFKAWALETGKYKEGFDEPDPAKWKANFRCALNKSREFKLKYDGTKKTPVEPFKIYEVCDQHSNEDQLEDEDADDMILDLRELNIDSTVPSYLENKQERLYLNSISQPEQLNPAASNLGAIEDGSFETLSTVPISMQYSEMIPADFVHGEFEPNNAIQGAINHQVVHGAIDHGVIPAIPAPEGQPQMCINDLLIRPHMLPLTDLDIKFQYRGRQAGSLTVSNPQGCRLYYGNLEPTPDQVDLFGPVTLQQVLFPDPAEIPNQKQMYYTNQLLDVMDRGLILEIHGQDIYAIRLCQCKVYWSGPGVFEQSGPNPIEREKKIKIFSLNSFLQELILYQKGETNAPPPFEIYFCFGEVWPDRKPKEKKLIIVQVVPVVARILTEMFSGELSWSTDSIRLQISNPDLKDQTVEQFKELHRLWQHHQPQGQWGMQPATMH